In Streptomyces sclerotialus, one genomic interval encodes:
- a CDS encoding response regulator transcription factor, with translation MSSLLLLTNALQPSTEVLPALGLLLHSVRVAPAEGPALVDTPGADVILIDGRRDLPQVRSLCQLLRSTGPGCPLVLVVTEGGLAAVTADWGIDDVLLDTAGPAEVEARLRLAMGRQQITTDDSPMEIRNGDLSVDEATYSAKLKGRVLDLTFKEFELLKYLAQHPGRVFTRAQLLQEVWGYDYFGGTRTVDVHVRRLRAKLGPEHESLIGTVRNVGYRFVVPEKVERAAEEAKEKAAKQVERAAARAVAESREHAADRSAAAGGARPAER, from the coding sequence ATGAGCTCGCTGCTCCTCCTCACCAATGCCCTCCAGCCCTCCACCGAAGTGCTGCCCGCGCTCGGCCTCCTGCTGCACAGCGTGCGCGTCGCCCCGGCCGAAGGCCCCGCCCTCGTCGACACCCCCGGCGCCGACGTCATCCTCATCGACGGGCGCCGTGACCTGCCGCAGGTGCGGTCGCTGTGCCAGCTGCTGCGCTCCACCGGCCCCGGCTGCCCGCTCGTCCTGGTCGTGACCGAGGGCGGCCTCGCCGCCGTCACCGCCGACTGGGGCATCGACGACGTACTCCTCGACACCGCGGGCCCCGCCGAGGTCGAGGCGCGGCTGCGGCTCGCCATGGGCCGCCAGCAGATCACCACGGACGACAGCCCCATGGAGATCCGCAATGGCGACCTGTCGGTGGACGAGGCGACGTACAGCGCCAAGCTCAAGGGCCGGGTCCTGGACCTGACCTTCAAGGAGTTCGAGCTCCTGAAGTACCTCGCGCAGCACCCGGGCCGGGTGTTCACCCGCGCCCAGCTGCTCCAGGAGGTCTGGGGCTACGACTACTTCGGCGGTACCCGCACGGTCGACGTGCACGTACGACGGCTGCGCGCCAAGCTCGGCCCGGAGCACGAGTCGCTCATCGGCACCGTGCGCAACGTCGGCTACCGCTTCGTCGTACCGGAGAAGGTCGAGCGGGCCGCCGAGGAGGCCAAGGAGAAGGCCGCCAAGCAGGTGGAGCGCGCCGCCGCGCGGGCCGTGGCCGAGAGCCGCGAGCACGCCGCCGACCGGAGCGCGGCGGCCGGGGGCGCACGCCCTGCCGAGCGGTAG
- a CDS encoding LacI family DNA-binding transcriptional regulator — protein sequence MAKVTRDDVARLAGTSTAVVSYVINNGPRPVAPATRERVLAAIKELGYRPDRVAQAMASRRTDLIGLIVPDTRQPFFAEMAHAVERAASERGKMVLVGNANYEDEREVHYLRAFLGMRVAGLILISQGPSEHAAAEIDTWDARVVLLHRRPDAIDDVAVMADDIGGAQLATRHLLEHGHPYVAFFGGLEETPKSGDPVTDHVKGWQRAMQEAGLATEGRYFHAPYNRYEAYPLALKLLEGPDRPPAIMCATDDQAIAVLRAARELRIDVPGELAVAGFDDVKEAALTDPPLTTIGSDREAMARTAVDLVLDDALRLAGSRRERLRQYPSRLVVRRSCGCGG from the coding sequence GTGGCCAAGGTGACGCGGGATGATGTGGCGAGGCTGGCGGGGACGTCCACCGCCGTGGTGAGTTACGTCATCAACAACGGACCGAGGCCGGTCGCCCCGGCCACGCGCGAGCGGGTGCTCGCCGCGATCAAGGAGCTGGGCTACCGGCCGGACCGCGTCGCGCAGGCCATGGCCTCCCGGCGCACCGACCTCATAGGGCTCATCGTCCCCGACACCCGGCAGCCGTTCTTCGCCGAGATGGCACACGCCGTGGAGCGGGCCGCCTCCGAGCGCGGCAAGATGGTCCTGGTCGGCAACGCCAACTACGAGGACGAGCGGGAGGTCCACTACCTCCGCGCCTTCCTCGGGATGCGGGTCGCGGGGCTCATCCTGATCAGCCAGGGCCCCAGCGAGCACGCCGCCGCCGAGATCGACACCTGGGACGCCCGCGTGGTGCTGCTGCACCGCCGCCCGGACGCCATCGACGATGTCGCCGTGATGGCGGACGACATCGGCGGTGCCCAGCTCGCCACCCGCCACCTCCTGGAGCACGGCCACCCCTACGTCGCGTTCTTCGGCGGCCTGGAGGAGACCCCGAAGTCCGGCGACCCGGTCACCGACCACGTCAAGGGCTGGCAGCGGGCCATGCAGGAGGCCGGCCTCGCCACCGAGGGCCGCTACTTCCACGCCCCGTACAACCGCTACGAGGCCTACCCCCTCGCACTGAAGCTCCTCGAAGGCCCGGACCGGCCGCCGGCGATCATGTGCGCCACCGACGACCAGGCCATAGCGGTGCTGCGCGCGGCCCGCGAGCTGCGCATCGACGTGCCGGGCGAGCTGGCGGTCGCGGGCTTCGACGACGTCAAGGAAGCCGCGCTGACCGACCCGCCGCTGACCACGATCGGCTCGGACCGCGAGGCGATGGCCCGTACGGCGGTGGACCTGGTGCTGGACGACGCGCTGCGGCTGGCCGGCTCACGCCGCGAGCGGCTGCGGCAGTACCCGTCCCGGCTGGTGGTCCGCCGGTCCTGCGGCTGCGGGGGCTGA
- a CDS encoding S1C family serine protease, which translates to MTESYRRSGEETPQYDTRQTTPYAAFGTYGSAQAAYPPPPPYAPPAPPADDGPADAPRRRMRRPVALIAAVALASGLIGGGSAALIGSATQGGSSGQSTAVVNAGATSSNGVSSVAKAVSPAIVEIKARTAQGESTGSGVVITGDGEIITNNHVVSGAGTVSVSFSDGSSKTAEVVGTDPDKDLALIKVKGAKDLTHATLGDSSKLAVGDQVVAIGSPEGLTGSVTSGIVSALGREVTVPKEDQQQQQRQQQSQGDMPWPFEFGGNQYNGETGSSTTSYKAIQTDASLNPGNSGGALIDMSGRIIGINSAMYSPSDATSSSAGSVGLGFAIPINTVKADLDDLRSGGSGNA; encoded by the coding sequence ATGACCGAGAGCTACCGCCGAAGCGGCGAAGAGACCCCGCAGTACGACACCCGGCAGACCACCCCGTACGCGGCCTTCGGCACGTACGGCTCCGCGCAGGCGGCCTACCCGCCGCCGCCCCCGTACGCCCCGCCGGCCCCGCCCGCCGACGACGGTCCCGCGGACGCCCCGCGCCGCCGGATGCGCCGCCCCGTCGCGCTGATCGCCGCGGTCGCGCTGGCCTCCGGTCTGATCGGCGGCGGCAGCGCCGCGCTCATCGGGAGCGCCACGCAGGGCGGCAGCAGCGGCCAGAGCACCGCCGTGGTCAACGCGGGCGCCACGTCGAGCAACGGGGTGTCCTCGGTGGCCAAGGCGGTCAGCCCCGCGATAGTCGAGATCAAGGCCCGTACGGCCCAGGGCGAGTCCACCGGCTCCGGCGTCGTCATCACCGGCGACGGCGAGATCATCACCAACAACCACGTCGTCTCCGGCGCCGGTACCGTCTCGGTCTCCTTCAGCGACGGCTCTTCGAAGACCGCCGAGGTCGTCGGTACCGACCCGGACAAGGACCTCGCCCTGATCAAGGTCAAGGGCGCCAAGGACCTCACGCACGCCACCCTGGGCGACTCCAGCAAGCTGGCGGTCGGCGACCAGGTCGTCGCGATCGGCTCGCCCGAGGGGCTCACCGGCTCGGTGACCAGTGGCATCGTCTCCGCGCTGGGCCGGGAGGTGACCGTGCCCAAGGAGGACCAGCAGCAGCAACAGCGGCAGCAGCAGAGCCAGGGCGACATGCCGTGGCCGTTCGAGTTCGGCGGCAACCAGTACAACGGCGAGACCGGCTCCTCGACCACCTCCTACAAGGCCATCCAGACCGACGCCTCGCTCAACCCCGGCAACTCCGGCGGCGCCCTGATCGACATGTCCGGCCGGATCATCGGCATCAACTCCGCGATGTACTCGCCGAGCGACGCCACCAGCAGCAGCGCCGGCAGCGTCGGCCTCGGCTTCGCCATCCCGATCAACACCGTCAAGGCGGACCTGGACGACCTGCGGTCCGGCGGCAGCGGCAATGCCTGA
- a CDS encoding response regulator transcription factor, translated as MTPDPSAAESARILIVDDEPAVREALRRSLAFEGYATEEAVDGLDAVEKVAAYRPELIVLDVLMPRMDGLTAARRLRASGLTVPILMLTARDTVGDRVTGLDAGADDYLVKPFELDELLARIRALLRRSSYAAAAGAAPDEGDTLTFADLTMNLATREVTRGGRPVELTRTEFTLLEMFLAHPRQVLTREQILKAVWGFDFEPSSNSLDVYVMYLRRKTEAGGEPRLVHTVRGVGYVLRSGGAE; from the coding sequence ATGACGCCCGACCCCAGCGCAGCAGAGTCAGCCCGCATCCTGATCGTCGACGACGAGCCCGCCGTCCGCGAAGCACTGCGGCGCTCGCTCGCCTTCGAGGGGTACGCCACCGAAGAGGCCGTCGACGGCCTGGACGCGGTCGAGAAGGTGGCCGCCTACCGGCCCGAACTGATCGTGCTGGACGTGCTGATGCCCCGCATGGACGGCCTGACCGCGGCCCGCAGGCTGCGCGCGAGCGGCCTGACCGTGCCGATCCTGATGCTCACCGCGCGCGACACGGTCGGCGACCGGGTCACCGGGCTCGACGCGGGCGCCGACGACTACCTGGTCAAGCCCTTCGAACTGGACGAACTGCTGGCCCGCATCCGCGCCCTGCTGCGCCGCAGTTCGTACGCGGCGGCGGCCGGTGCGGCCCCCGACGAGGGCGACACGCTCACCTTCGCCGACCTGACGATGAACCTCGCGACCCGCGAAGTCACCCGCGGCGGCCGCCCGGTCGAGCTGACCCGCACCGAATTCACCCTGCTGGAGATGTTCCTGGCCCATCCGCGCCAGGTCCTCACCCGTGAGCAGATCCTCAAGGCCGTCTGGGGCTTCGACTTCGAGCCCTCCTCCAACTCCCTGGACGTGTACGTGATGTACCTGCGGCGCAAGACCGAGGCCGGCGGCGAGCCCCGGCTGGTGCACACGGTGCGCGGCGTCGGATACGTCCTGCGCTCCGGCGGTGCCGAGTGA
- a CDS encoding sensor histidine kinase yields the protein MLTALAVALAVAASAAACWLITRDRLTEQLDTTLKSVSVNDAYVRALSAECNGTAQGVSFPPAGPYTVQLVSVDGRVCTSPERSQIPATHADVEVAQGRTRGALHTTRAADGAEMRVSTEVSRGSATDAFGNQVAVSVATPMDQVTRPLNQLALILLIVSGVGVLGAATTGLWVARAGLKPVDRLTAAVEHVARTEDLAVRIPIDGEDEIARLSRSFNSMTAALAASRDLQQQLIADAGHELRTPLTSLRTNIDLLERSERTGRAIPADDKLALLDSVKAQMGELAALIGDLQELSRTPDHGAGGHSAPPVVALHDIAAAALERARLRGPSLTLDAALDPWYVRAEPAALERAVVNLLDNAVKFSPSGGTVEVRLRGGLLTVRDHGPGIPADELPHVFERFWRSPSARSLPGSGLGLSIVARTAQQAGGGVRLRPAEGGGTLAELTLPGAAVPPPEEPPAAE from the coding sequence ATGCTCACCGCGCTCGCCGTCGCCCTCGCGGTCGCCGCCTCGGCCGCCGCCTGCTGGCTGATCACCCGCGACCGGCTCACGGAACAGCTGGACACGACCCTGAAGAGCGTCAGCGTGAACGACGCGTACGTGCGGGCGCTGAGCGCCGAGTGCAACGGCACCGCGCAGGGCGTGAGCTTCCCGCCCGCCGGCCCGTACACCGTCCAGCTGGTGTCGGTGGACGGCCGGGTGTGCACCTCGCCGGAGCGGTCGCAGATCCCCGCCACGCACGCGGACGTCGAGGTCGCGCAGGGCCGCACCCGTGGCGCGCTGCACACCACGCGGGCCGCCGACGGAGCGGAGATGCGGGTCTCGACCGAGGTGTCCCGCGGGTCCGCCACCGACGCCTTCGGCAATCAGGTGGCGGTGTCCGTCGCGACCCCCATGGACCAGGTCACCCGGCCGCTCAACCAGCTCGCGCTGATCCTGCTGATCGTCTCCGGGGTCGGCGTGCTGGGGGCCGCGACGACGGGCCTGTGGGTGGCCAGGGCGGGCCTGAAACCGGTGGACCGGCTCACCGCCGCCGTCGAACACGTCGCCCGTACGGAAGACCTGGCCGTCCGCATCCCCATCGACGGCGAGGACGAGATCGCCCGGCTCTCCCGGTCCTTCAACTCCATGACCGCCGCGCTCGCCGCCTCCCGCGACCTCCAGCAGCAGCTGATCGCGGACGCGGGCCACGAACTGCGGACCCCGCTGACCTCGCTGCGCACCAACATCGACCTGCTGGAGCGCAGCGAGCGCACCGGCCGGGCCATTCCGGCCGACGACAAGCTCGCGCTGCTGGACTCGGTGAAGGCCCAGATGGGTGAGCTGGCCGCGCTCATCGGTGACCTCCAGGAACTGTCCAGGACCCCCGACCACGGGGCCGGCGGCCACAGCGCGCCGCCGGTCGTCGCGCTGCACGACATCGCGGCGGCGGCGCTGGAGCGGGCCCGGCTGCGCGGCCCGTCGCTCACCCTCGACGCCGCCCTCGACCCCTGGTACGTACGGGCCGAGCCGGCCGCGCTGGAGCGCGCGGTGGTCAACCTCCTCGACAACGCCGTGAAGTTCAGCCCGTCCGGAGGCACGGTCGAGGTCCGGCTGCGGGGCGGCCTGCTGACCGTACGGGACCACGGACCCGGCATCCCGGCGGACGAACTCCCGCACGTCTTCGAGCGGTTCTGGCGTTCGCCCTCGGCACGCAGCCTGCCCGGCAGCGGTCTCGGCCTGTCGATCGTGGCCCGCACGGCACAGCAGGCGGGCGGCGGCGTCCGGCTCCGTCCCGCGGAGGGCGGCGGCACGCTGGCGGAGCTGACCCTGCCGGGGGCGGCGGTGCCGCCCCCGGAGGAACCGCCCGCGGCGGAGTGA
- a CDS encoding FG-GAP and VCBS repeat-containing protein, whose amino-acid sequence MRHRSTPTAARCAVVAALLTAPLAFAAPASAAPADSAPAAAAKGPAGTAPQADFNHDGYADIVAGAPEATVGGKAKAGYVTVVYGSASGAATGKHQVISRATAGVPGDPGENNRFGDRTVARDLDGDGTSDLAVNGGGQVLVLWGSTDGKGGTATLEGTDGDNLTAGDFNGDGHADLVSDTDGDGTESSGLHVMYGPFSRAGAPARTADILTDHLFRSEDLVAGDLDGDGRDDLVSMHAFEERSESSELWKGGADGLATTSTELPDAASATVGDVDKDGFGDLIYRPVPGGVVEDLPYDKGTVKVAYGSADGPGTRSTTITQDTAGVPGAGEEGDQFGYSLSAGDVNGDGYADVAVGVPYEDLAASSGAGLTDAGSMVLLKGGKGGLTGTGAQALNQTTAGVPGVAESGDRFGEAVSLLDTDKDGKADLAAGAPGEDGTSLKDTGAVWALRGATGGLTTTGAVSYGPGALGAPEAGAGLGSGFAR is encoded by the coding sequence GTGCGCCACCGTTCCACCCCCACCGCAGCGCGCTGCGCCGTGGTGGCCGCCCTGCTCACGGCCCCGCTCGCCTTCGCCGCCCCGGCGAGCGCGGCCCCCGCCGACAGCGCACCGGCCGCCGCCGCGAAGGGACCGGCCGGCACAGCGCCGCAGGCCGACTTCAACCACGACGGCTACGCCGACATCGTTGCCGGGGCCCCCGAGGCCACGGTCGGCGGCAAGGCCAAGGCCGGGTACGTCACCGTCGTCTACGGCTCGGCCTCCGGTGCCGCCACCGGCAAGCACCAGGTCATCAGCCGCGCCACCGCCGGCGTGCCCGGCGACCCCGGCGAGAACAACCGCTTCGGGGACCGCACCGTCGCCCGCGACCTGGACGGTGACGGCACCAGCGACCTCGCCGTCAACGGCGGCGGTCAGGTCCTCGTCCTGTGGGGCTCCACCGACGGCAAGGGCGGCACCGCCACCCTTGAAGGCACCGACGGCGACAACCTCACCGCCGGGGACTTCAACGGCGACGGCCACGCGGACCTGGTCTCCGACACCGACGGCGACGGGACCGAGTCCTCCGGCCTGCACGTGATGTACGGGCCGTTCAGCAGAGCCGGGGCACCGGCCCGTACCGCCGACATCCTGACCGACCACCTCTTCCGGTCCGAGGACCTGGTGGCCGGTGACCTCGACGGGGACGGCCGGGACGACCTGGTCAGCATGCACGCGTTCGAGGAGAGGTCGGAGTCCAGCGAGCTGTGGAAGGGCGGCGCCGACGGCCTCGCCACCACCTCGACGGAGCTGCCGGACGCCGCCTCCGCCACGGTCGGCGACGTCGACAAGGACGGCTTCGGCGACCTGATATACCGCCCGGTGCCGGGTGGCGTCGTCGAGGACCTCCCGTACGACAAGGGCACCGTCAAGGTCGCGTACGGCTCGGCGGACGGCCCGGGCACGCGCTCGACGACGATCACCCAGGACACGGCGGGCGTCCCCGGCGCCGGTGAGGAGGGCGACCAGTTCGGCTACTCGCTCAGCGCGGGTGACGTGAACGGCGACGGCTACGCGGACGTCGCGGTCGGCGTCCCGTACGAGGACCTGGCCGCGTCCTCCGGCGCCGGCCTGACGGACGCGGGCAGCATGGTCCTGCTCAAGGGCGGCAAGGGCGGTCTGACCGGCACCGGCGCGCAGGCGCTCAACCAGACCACCGCCGGGGTCCCGGGCGTCGCCGAGTCCGGTGACCGCTTCGGCGAGGCGGTCTCGCTGCTGGACACGGACAAGGACGGCAAGGCCGACCTCGCGGCCGGCGCGCCCGGCGAGGACGGCACGAGCCTGAAGGACACCGGCGCGGTGTGGGCCCTCCGGGGCGCGACCGGCGGGCTGACGACGACCGGTGCCGTCTCGTACGGGCCCGGCGCGCTCGGCGCCCCCGAAGCCGGAGCCGGCCTGGGCTCGGGCTTCGCCCGGTAG
- a CDS encoding DUF2993 domain-containing protein: protein MTPVNPYAELAGLADPEPEPGPARTYLNARDDSDDPLGLGLRPDDGDDEAWSPPNHRKARRGIGRFAAVPLTVKIVATVLVAASFAGLADRFAVLYAQNKAAEKLKDSLHLAADPEVDIEGFPFLTQVADKRLDRVRVAIPDLAADRVSLAKFEATAEDVTLDGDLPTSLKGGTVGRMHGDVLLSFEDMNRELGASQVKFSELGPDAVRAEGRLPIAGHELRMHAQARIRQAGDRGISTEISGMRLDIGDIAVYRPGTGKGEGLQLTRRTARELSRQAAKIKSMLAVPAIADRIGIPQDTIDAALHNEEKLHDLVGTPRFIGKLMKVNLVDVVADHPWLLKKVGIDPKILGGLAGLTKPEIADRFDLSFRLPATPGDVRLRTVSVERDGIRARLTGTQLPFGDAAKKGS, encoded by the coding sequence ATGACGCCGGTCAACCCGTACGCGGAGCTCGCCGGGCTGGCCGATCCCGAGCCGGAGCCGGGCCCCGCGCGGACGTACCTCAACGCGCGCGACGACAGTGACGACCCCCTGGGGCTCGGGCTGCGCCCGGACGACGGGGACGACGAGGCCTGGTCGCCGCCGAACCACCGCAAGGCCCGGCGCGGCATCGGCCGGTTCGCCGCCGTGCCGCTCACCGTGAAGATCGTCGCCACGGTCCTGGTCGCCGCCTCCTTCGCGGGCCTCGCCGACCGGTTCGCCGTGCTGTACGCGCAGAACAAGGCCGCCGAGAAGCTCAAGGACTCGCTGCACCTGGCGGCCGACCCCGAGGTCGACATCGAGGGCTTCCCCTTCCTCACCCAGGTCGCCGACAAGCGCCTGGACCGGGTGCGGGTGGCCATCCCCGACCTCGCAGCCGACCGCGTCTCGCTCGCGAAGTTCGAGGCCACGGCGGAGGACGTCACCCTCGACGGCGACCTGCCCACCTCCCTCAAGGGCGGCACGGTCGGCCGGATGCACGGCGACGTACTGCTCTCCTTCGAGGACATGAACCGCGAACTGGGTGCCTCGCAGGTGAAGTTCAGCGAGCTCGGGCCCGACGCGGTACGCGCCGAGGGGCGGCTGCCGATCGCCGGGCACGAGCTGCGGATGCACGCCCAGGCCCGCATCCGGCAGGCCGGCGACCGCGGCATCTCCACCGAGATCAGCGGCATGCGGCTGGACATCGGGGACATCGCGGTCTACCGGCCCGGCACCGGCAAGGGCGAGGGCCTCCAGCTGACCCGCAGGACGGCCCGGGAGCTCAGCCGGCAGGCCGCCAAGATCAAGTCGATGCTCGCCGTCCCGGCGATCGCCGACCGCATCGGCATCCCGCAGGACACCATCGACGCCGCGCTGCACAACGAGGAGAAGCTGCACGACCTGGTCGGCACGCCGCGCTTCATCGGCAAGCTGATGAAGGTCAACCTCGTCGACGTGGTGGCCGACCACCCCTGGCTGCTGAAGAAGGTCGGCATCGACCCGAAGATCCTCGGCGGCCTGGCGGGGCTCACCAAGCCGGAGATCGCGGACCGCTTCGACCTGTCCTTCCGGCTCCCGGCCACCCCCGGTGACGTGCGGCTGCGCACCGTCTCCGTGGAGCGGGACGGCATCCGCGCCCGCCTGACGGGCACTCAACTCCCCTTCGGTGACGCGGCGAAGAAAGGGTCCTGA
- a CDS encoding bifunctional metallophosphatase/5'-nucleotidase codes for MSVTPHRRRFRRRLAAAVTVLAAAAGVTAAALPAGAGAHGGPGHSSRTVDVQLLSFNDFHGNLEPPQGSSGTVEEEQADGSKKKIDAGGVEYLANSLRTARRGHPYSVTAAAGDLVGASPLLSGLFHDEPTVEAMNKLDLDVTSVGNHEFDEGRAELARLQNGGCHPKDGCYEKGRTFGGADYPYLAANVTDEKTGKPVLKPYTVWKHKGVKIGFIGVTLEGTPDIVSAEGVKGLKFHDEAETIDKYAKVLRKQGVKSVVALIHEGGAPASAAYNYDCDSPGPGDGISGPITEIAKKVTPEVDALVTGHTHQAYACTIPDPAGQPRTVTSASSFGKLYTDTTLTYDRRTKDIVRTAVKSANHVVHRTQPKAADLTALIKRWDKLAAPVANKPVGYISADIPGRGASTPESPLGDLIADAQLEATADSGKGGAQLALMNPGGVRSDLAFKASGSEGDGVVTYGEAFTVQPFTNMTNVVSLTGKQLLTALQQQVSGANEASPKILQVSKGLTYTLDMTKSGADRVVTDSVRLNGAPVDPAKSYRVAVNEFLAGGGDGFTAFKDGTDKYVGPSDLEALTAYLGAHSSASGPLDPPKADRITVVK; via the coding sequence ATGTCAGTTACTCCGCACCGGCGCCGTTTCCGGCGGCGTCTGGCGGCCGCCGTGACGGTACTGGCCGCGGCGGCCGGCGTCACGGCGGCGGCCCTGCCCGCCGGCGCCGGCGCCCACGGCGGCCCCGGCCACTCCTCCCGTACCGTCGACGTGCAGCTGCTCTCCTTCAACGACTTCCACGGCAACCTGGAGCCGCCGCAGGGCTCGTCCGGCACCGTGGAGGAGGAGCAGGCGGACGGCAGCAAGAAGAAGATCGACGCGGGCGGCGTGGAGTACCTGGCGAACTCCCTGCGTACGGCGCGCAGGGGGCATCCGTACTCCGTCACCGCCGCGGCCGGTGACCTGGTCGGCGCGAGCCCGCTGCTCTCCGGCCTCTTCCACGACGAGCCGACCGTGGAGGCGATGAACAAGCTCGACCTGGACGTGACGAGCGTCGGCAACCACGAGTTCGACGAGGGGCGCGCGGAGCTGGCCCGGCTGCAGAACGGCGGCTGCCACCCGAAGGACGGCTGTTACGAGAAGGGCCGGACGTTCGGGGGCGCCGACTATCCGTACCTCGCCGCGAACGTCACCGACGAGAAGACCGGCAAGCCGGTCCTGAAGCCGTACACCGTCTGGAAGCACAAGGGCGTGAAGATCGGCTTCATCGGCGTCACGCTGGAGGGCACCCCGGACATCGTCAGCGCCGAGGGCGTCAAGGGCCTGAAGTTCCACGACGAGGCCGAGACCATCGACAAGTACGCCAAGGTGCTGCGGAAGCAGGGCGTGAAGTCGGTCGTCGCGCTGATACACGAGGGCGGCGCGCCCGCGTCCGCCGCGTACAACTACGACTGCGACAGCCCAGGCCCCGGCGACGGCATCTCCGGGCCGATCACCGAGATCGCCAAGAAGGTCACGCCCGAGGTCGACGCGCTGGTCACCGGGCACACGCACCAGGCGTACGCGTGCACGATCCCGGACCCGGCCGGGCAGCCGCGGACGGTCACCTCGGCGTCCTCCTTCGGCAAGCTCTACACCGACACCACGCTGACGTACGACCGGAGGACCAAGGACATCGTGCGCACGGCCGTGAAGTCGGCCAACCACGTCGTGCACCGCACCCAGCCCAAGGCGGCCGACCTGACCGCGCTGATCAAGCGCTGGGACAAGCTGGCGGCGCCGGTCGCGAACAAGCCGGTCGGCTACATCTCCGCGGACATCCCGGGCCGCGGCGCGAGCACCCCGGAGTCGCCGCTCGGTGACCTCATCGCCGACGCGCAGCTGGAGGCGACGGCGGACAGCGGCAAGGGCGGCGCCCAGCTGGCCCTGATGAACCCCGGCGGCGTCCGCTCCGACCTGGCGTTCAAGGCGTCCGGGAGCGAGGGCGACGGGGTGGTGACGTACGGCGAGGCCTTCACGGTGCAGCCGTTCACCAACATGACGAACGTGGTCTCGCTGACCGGAAAGCAGCTGCTCACCGCGCTCCAGCAGCAGGTCAGCGGTGCCAACGAGGCCTCCCCGAAGATCCTCCAGGTGTCGAAGGGCCTCACCTACACCCTGGACATGACCAAGTCCGGTGCCGACCGGGTCGTCACGGACTCGGTGCGGCTGAACGGCGCGCCCGTCGACCCGGCGAAGAGCTACCGCGTCGCCGTGAACGAGTTCCTGGCGGGCGGCGGCGACGGATTCACCGCGTTCAAGGACGGAACGGACAAGTACGTCGGCCCCTCCGACCTGGAGGCGCTCACCGCGTACCTCGGCGCGCACTCCTCGGCGTCCGGCCCGCTGGACCCGCCGAAGGCGGACCGGATCACCGTGGTGAAGTAA
- the mshD gene encoding mycothiol synthase, with translation MTDAAQETGRPGRGMQVLDALTPDVAGAVLELIETAARTDGQPAVSEQGRLQLRGGHREGVKHILVRAEGDRIAGYGQLEGTDPVEAPAAELVVHPGSRGQGLGRKLGSALLEESGRRLRLWAHGGHPAARHLAQTLGLTLFRELRQMRRPLTGLELPEPVLPEGVTVRAFRPGADDAAWLAANAAAFAHHPEQGSLTQRDLDDRKAEPWFDPQGFFLAEKAGELVGFHWTKKHAEEGLGEVYVVGVRPEAQGGGLGKALTTIGLRHLAAEGVPTAMLYVDADNVPAVTVYERLGFVTHETDLMYRTEL, from the coding sequence ATGACTGACGCTGCACAGGAAACGGGCCGGCCCGGCCGGGGCATGCAGGTACTGGACGCGCTCACGCCGGACGTGGCCGGTGCCGTACTGGAGCTGATCGAGACGGCGGCACGGACGGACGGCCAGCCGGCCGTCTCCGAGCAGGGGCGGCTGCAGCTGCGCGGCGGGCACCGGGAGGGCGTGAAGCACATCCTGGTGCGGGCCGAGGGCGACCGCATCGCCGGATACGGGCAGCTGGAGGGTACCGACCCGGTCGAGGCGCCGGCCGCCGAACTGGTGGTGCACCCCGGCTCCCGCGGCCAGGGCCTGGGCCGCAAGCTCGGCAGCGCGCTGCTGGAGGAGTCCGGCCGGCGGCTGCGGCTGTGGGCGCACGGCGGCCACCCCGCGGCCCGCCACCTCGCGCAGACCCTGGGCCTGACCCTCTTCCGCGAGCTGCGGCAGATGCGCCGGCCGCTGACCGGCCTGGAGCTTCCCGAGCCGGTGCTGCCCGAAGGCGTCACTGTCCGTGCCTTCCGGCCCGGCGCCGACGACGCCGCCTGGCTCGCCGCGAACGCCGCCGCCTTCGCCCACCACCCCGAGCAGGGCTCGCTCACCCAGCGTGACCTGGACGACCGCAAGGCCGAGCCGTGGTTCGACCCGCAGGGCTTCTTCCTGGCCGAGAAGGCCGGGGAACTGGTCGGGTTCCACTGGACGAAGAAGCACGCCGAGGAGGGCCTGGGCGAGGTCTACGTCGTGGGCGTGCGGCCCGAGGCGCAGGGCGGCGGGCTCGGCAAGGCGCTCACCACGATCGGACTGCGCCACCTGGCCGCCGAGGGCGTGCCGACGGCGATGCTCTACGTCGACGCGGACAACGTCCCCGCCGTCACCGTCTACGAGCGCCTCGGCTTCGTCACGCACGAGACGGACCTGATGTACCGCACCGAGCTCTGA